A stretch of Candidatus Symbiobacter mobilis CR DNA encodes these proteins:
- the xerD gene encoding site-specific tyrosine recombinase XerD gives MTDQPDPVVDLQSDASIDPFLDTLWMEEGLAALTLSAYRQDLRTLGRWLHGHGKTLLQADADDLLGFFAAHHARTKATTANRRLTVCKRFYRWALREHRIAQDPTLTLLSARQPLRVPDSLTERQVEALLAAPDVHTAQGVRDRTMLELMYACGLRVTELVTLQCHQVSMTELVLRVVGKGSRERIVPFGEIAGLWLERYMAHARPELLAGKASVDLFVTHRGSTPGTAMSRMMFWMLVRQYAVAAGITQQLSPHTLRHAFATHLLDHGADLRSVQLLLGHANVSTTTIYTHVARQRLHDLHARHHPRG, from the coding sequence TTGACCGACCAGCCCGACCCTGTCGTCGATCTGCAATCGGATGCGTCGATCGACCCGTTCCTCGACACGCTGTGGATGGAAGAAGGGTTGGCGGCGCTCACGCTTTCTGCCTATCGCCAAGATTTGCGCACGCTGGGACGCTGGCTGCATGGCCACGGTAAGACGCTGCTCCAGGCCGACGCTGACGATCTGCTAGGGTTTTTTGCAGCACACCACGCGCGCACCAAGGCGACGACGGCGAACCGGCGCCTGACGGTCTGCAAGCGGTTCTACCGCTGGGCGCTACGCGAACACCGCATTGCCCAGGACCCCACGCTCACGCTGCTTTCCGCCCGCCAACCGTTGCGCGTGCCGGACAGCCTGACCGAGCGCCAGGTCGAAGCTCTGTTGGCCGCGCCGGATGTCCACACCGCGCAAGGCGTGCGGGACCGCACGATGCTGGAGCTGATGTACGCCTGCGGGTTGCGCGTGACCGAGCTTGTCACCCTGCAATGCCACCAGGTCTCGATGACCGAACTGGTGCTGCGTGTGGTGGGCAAAGGCAGCCGGGAGCGGATCGTTCCGTTTGGCGAGATCGCCGGGCTGTGGCTGGAACGCTATATGGCGCATGCACGTCCCGAACTGTTGGCGGGCAAGGCCTCGGTCGATCTGTTCGTCACCCACCGGGGCAGCACACCGGGGACGGCGATGAGCCGGATGATGTTCTGGATGCTCGTCCGCCAATATGCCGTTGCGGCGGGCATCACCCAACAGCTTTCCCCCCACACGCTGCGCCACGCCTTCGCCACGCACCTGCTGGATCACGGTGCCGATTTGCGATCCGTCCAACTCCTGCTGGGGCATGCCAATGTCTCCACCACGACGATCTACACCCACGTCGCCCGCCAACGCCTGCATGATCTGCATGCCCGGCACCATCCACGAGGGTAG
- a CDS encoding IS3 family transposase (programmed frameshift), which yields MSETKKRKVHTAEYKAKVGLEALRSGKTINQIGQEFDVHPVQVCQWKKAIQEQAKTLFEGKRGPKPLDAQSEPDRLYSEIGRLKMELDWLKKKSGMSLSLKRQDWIDMNDDLAVTRQCDLVGVSRATAYAQQQPKVVDEDDQKLSRLIDEEYTRHPFYGSRRMAVMMSKAMGCGVNRKRIQRLMRQMGLQGMAPSPHSSKAHPQHPVYPYLLRGVEVTRPNQVWSTDITYIRLAKGFVYLVAVMDWYSRKVLSWRISNSMDASFCMDCLEEALRNFGKPEIFNSDQGSQFTSADFTGVLEREKIAISMDGRGRAFDNIFVERLWRNVKYEDIYLKGYATVDELLLGLSDYFVLYNSERPHQSLQYETPDAVYANASGGGALIIDKYADQASNEKPDNPSTQARAMALAG from the exons ATGAGTGAAACGAAGAAGCGCAAAGTCCACACCGCAGAGTACAAAGCGAAGGTGGGGTTGGAAGCCTTGCGCAGTGGCAAGACCATCAACCAGATTGGTCAGGAATTTGATGTCCACCCGGTGCAGGTTTGCCAGTGGAAGAAAGCCATCCAAGAGCAGGCCAAGACACTGTTCGAAGGCAAACGCGGCCCCAAGCCGCTGGATGCGCAAAGCGAACCGGATCGCCTGTATAGCGAGATCGGGCGTCTCAAGATGGAACTCGACTGGCTCAAAAAAAAGTCCGGGATGAGCCTGTCAT TGAAACGCCAAGACTGGATTGACATGAATGACGACCTGGCGGTCACCCGCCAGTGTGATCTTGTAGGCGTTTCCCGTGCGACGGCCTACGCCCAGCAGCAGCCCAAGGTTGTCGACGAAGACGACCAGAAGCTCAGCCGCCTGATTGATGAGGAGTACACCCGACATCCGTTTTACGGGAGCAGGCGCATGGCGGTCATGATGAGCAAGGCCATGGGTTGCGGTGTCAACCGCAAGCGCATCCAACGCCTGATGCGTCAGATGGGCCTGCAGGGGATGGCGCCAAGCCCCCACAGCAGTAAGGCACACCCGCAGCATCCGGTGTACCCCTATCTGCTGCGCGGTGTGGAGGTCACCCGGCCCAACCAGGTCTGGAGCACCGACATCACCTACATCCGCCTGGCCAAAGGCTTCGTGTACTTGGTGGCGGTGATGGACTGGTACAGCCGCAAGGTGTTGAGCTGGCGCATCAGCAACAGCATGGATGCCAGCTTCTGTATGGACTGCTTGGAAGAGGCGCTGCGCAACTTTGGTAAGCCCGAGATATTCAACAGCGACCAAGGCTCGCAGTTCACCAGTGCGGACTTCACCGGCGTACTTGAGCGAGAAAAGATCGCCATCAGCATGGACGGGCGAGGCCGTGCGTTTGACAACATCTTTGTCGAGCGGTTGTGGCGCAACGTCAAGTACGAGGACATCTACCTCAAGGGCTATGCGACGGTGGACGAGTTGCTGCTGGGACTGAGCGACTACTTCGTGCTATACAACAGCGAGCGGCCACATCAGTCATTGCAATACGAAACGCCAGATGCGGTCTATGCGAACGCTAGCGGCGGCGGCGCGTTGATCATCGACAAATACGCAGATCAGGCCAGCAACGAAAAACCAGACAACCCGAGTACGCAGGCCCGCGCCATGGCACTTGCTGGATAA
- a CDS encoding glycosyltransferase has product MDIFIDLAERLQPRKDVGFLFVGRGSEARRLQKETVRRRLNNVLFQDEIEPDEIPALYAQCCAGIVALDPKHKTHNIPGKFLTYMQSGLPVLANVNHGNDLVTLIRKEDIGKVCETHSVDMLETLALALLDKLDQDTECAELQNRCRKLFEKEFAVERAVRQIVLALGG; this is encoded by the coding sequence ATGGATATTTTCATCGACCTTGCAGAACGCTTGCAGCCACGCAAGGATGTGGGGTTTCTTTTTGTGGGCCGTGGTAGCGAAGCCAGGCGATTGCAAAAAGAAACCGTGCGCAGGCGGCTCAACAATGTGTTGTTTCAAGACGAAATCGAACCGGATGAAATCCCCGCACTGTATGCCCAATGCTGCGCTGGCATTGTTGCGCTCGACCCCAAACACAAAACCCACAATATCCCGGGGAAGTTTTTGACCTACATGCAAAGCGGGTTACCCGTGTTGGCCAACGTCAACCATGGCAATGACTTGGTTACTTTGATCCGAAAAGAAGACATCGGCAAAGTCTGTGAAACCCATTCCGTGGATATGCTGGAAACCCTGGCATTGGCATTGCTGGACAAACTCGATCAAGATACTGAATGCGCCGAATTACAAAACCGCTGTAGAAAGCTGTTCGAGAAGGAATTCGCCGTGGAACGCGCAGTCCGCCAGATTGTGTTGGCATTGGGGGGGTGA
- a CDS encoding septation protein A, with the protein MRTLLDFLPIVLFFGAYKLYDIYMATAVLMAATVVQMGVVWAMDRKLQAIHQLTLGLILLFGSLTLLLHDERFIKWKPTVLYAAMGIALGAAAWVWRKNVLKMILGSQLDLPDFVWMRLQHAWVGYCVFMSAINAYVVLLYSTETWMYFKLWGYVFPLVFLLGQGVYIARHWTEPAGDTP; encoded by the coding sequence ATGCGCACCCTTCTTGACTTTTTGCCCATCGTGCTGTTTTTTGGCGCTTACAAGCTGTATGACATTTACATGGCCACGGCGGTGTTGATGGCGGCTACGGTTGTGCAGATGGGAGTGGTGTGGGCGATGGATCGCAAATTGCAGGCCATTCACCAGCTCACCCTCGGGCTGATTCTGCTGTTTGGGTCACTGACCCTGCTGCTGCATGACGAGCGCTTCATCAAATGGAAACCCACGGTGCTGTACGCCGCAATGGGCATTGCCTTGGGCGCTGCGGCGTGGGTGTGGCGCAAGAATGTGCTCAAAATGATTCTGGGTAGCCAGCTCGATCTGCCGGATTTCGTATGGATGCGCCTGCAGCACGCATGGGTGGGTTATTGCGTCTTCATGTCAGCGATCAATGCCTACGTCGTCCTGCTCTACAGCACCGAAACCTGGATGTATTTCAAGCTCTGGGGCTATGTATTCCCGCTGGTGTTTCTGCTCGGGCAAGGCGTGTACATCGCCCGCCATTGGACGGAACCCGCCGGGGACACCCCTTGA